The following proteins are encoded in a genomic region of Saccharopolyspora antimicrobica:
- a CDS encoding MFS transporter — protein sequence MLVTAQILSGAGLAAGITVGALLAQDMLASTSLSGLPSALFTIGSAATAVIVGRVSQRLGRRVGLSVGYAAGAAGSSGVVIAAATGNVVLLFISLFVYGAGSATNLQARYAGADLAAPQQRGRAVSTVLVATTVGAVAGPNLVTATGGLAASLGLPQLAGPFILASVAYAAAAAVLWVMLRPDPLTTARTLAAEAPQSQEESRDPATSHRAHLALGASVMVLTQVVMVAIMTMTPVHMQHHGHDVSAAGLVIAVHIAGMYLPSPFSGLLVDRFGRLAVAAASGLTLLGAGLVAALAPPQSTWLLALALGLLGLGWNFGLISGTTIITDAVPLATRAKVQGKIDVSIALAGAGGGMASGMVVAASSYSVLAVIGGVVALAIIPAVARTARA from the coding sequence GTGCTGGTGACCGCGCAGATACTCAGCGGGGCCGGCCTCGCCGCGGGCATCACCGTGGGCGCGCTGCTGGCGCAGGACATGCTCGCCAGCACCAGTTTGTCCGGGCTGCCCAGCGCGTTGTTCACCATCGGTTCCGCCGCCACCGCCGTCATCGTCGGACGGGTCTCGCAGCGATTAGGCCGCCGCGTCGGGCTCTCGGTCGGCTACGCCGCGGGAGCAGCGGGGAGCTCGGGTGTCGTCATCGCCGCCGCCACCGGCAACGTGGTCCTGCTGTTCATCTCGCTGTTCGTCTACGGCGCGGGCAGCGCCACCAACCTCCAGGCCCGCTACGCCGGAGCCGACCTCGCCGCGCCGCAGCAGCGGGGCCGGGCGGTGAGCACCGTTCTGGTGGCCACCACCGTCGGGGCCGTCGCCGGGCCGAACCTGGTCACCGCGACCGGCGGGCTCGCCGCATCGCTGGGGCTACCGCAGCTGGCGGGTCCGTTCATCCTCGCGTCGGTCGCCTATGCGGCAGCTGCGGCCGTGCTGTGGGTCATGCTCCGCCCGGATCCCCTGACCACCGCGCGCACCCTCGCCGCGGAAGCACCGCAGTCCCAGGAGGAATCCCGGGACCCGGCGACGTCCCACCGCGCGCACCTGGCGCTCGGCGCGTCGGTCATGGTGCTCACCCAGGTCGTCATGGTCGCCATCATGACCATGACGCCGGTGCACATGCAGCACCACGGCCACGACGTCAGCGCGGCGGGCCTGGTCATCGCAGTGCACATCGCCGGGATGTACCTGCCCTCCCCGTTCAGCGGGCTGCTCGTCGACCGCTTCGGCCGGCTGGCGGTGGCCGCCGCGTCCGGGCTCACGCTCCTCGGTGCCGGGCTGGTCGCGGCCCTGGCGCCGCCGCAGTCCACCTGGCTGCTGGCGCTCGCGCTCGGACTGCTCGGTCTCGGCTGGAACTTCGGCCTGATCAGCGGGACCACGATCATCACCGACGCCGTCCCGCTGGCCACCCGCGCCAAGGTCCAGGGAAAGATCGACGTCTCCATCGCGCTGGCCGGGGCCGGTGGCGGCATGGCCTCCGGCATGGTCGTCGCGGCCAGCAGCTACTCGGTGCTCGCGGTCATCGGCGGTGTCGTCGCTCTGGCGATCATCCCCGCCGTCGCCCGCACCGCCCGCGCCTGA
- a CDS encoding carboxymuconolactone decarboxylase family protein has translation MRRLTALEPTGAPAASREQLEEIVARHGSAGEMIRTMAHSPALLQGYLSFSRAVKRTKLPRALSEKISLAVQEWLGCETCLNAHAEAARTAGLTDTDIALARQATATDPREAALLTFALKVLAEPAAISDDEISDLAAHGWTERTIADVVALVVLNQLTGTFNLVAGI, from the coding sequence ATGCGACGACTGACAGCACTGGAACCGACCGGCGCCCCTGCCGCTTCGCGCGAGCAGCTGGAGGAGATCGTCGCCCGGCACGGATCCGCGGGCGAGATGATCCGCACGATGGCGCACTCGCCCGCCCTGCTGCAGGGCTACCTCTCGTTCTCGCGGGCGGTGAAGCGCACGAAGCTGCCGCGCGCGCTCAGCGAGAAGATCTCCCTGGCCGTCCAGGAATGGCTCGGCTGCGAAACCTGCTTGAACGCGCACGCCGAAGCCGCGAGAACGGCCGGCCTGACCGACACCGACATCGCACTGGCCCGGCAGGCGACCGCCACCGACCCGCGCGAAGCGGCACTGCTCACCTTCGCGCTCAAGGTGCTCGCGGAACCGGCGGCGATCAGCGACGACGAGATCTCCGACCTCGCCGCGCACGGCTGGACCGAACGCACGATCGCCGACGTCGTCGCGCTCGTCGTCCTGAACCAGCTCACGGGCACCTTCAACCTCGTCGCCGGGATCTAG
- a CDS encoding winged helix-turn-helix transcriptional regulator, whose protein sequence is MASARQISGPCQAWPEDSAFVREVLDRIGDKWTVLTISTLSAGPLRYSDLQASVLGISQRMLTQTLKNLERDGLVTRTAYAEVPPRVEYELTDLGRSLIEAVKAMADWAVTHHSEIAGNRAASELTGVGRAKAAVSASAG, encoded by the coding sequence ATGGCGTCAGCGCGACAGATCAGTGGTCCGTGCCAGGCATGGCCGGAGGACAGCGCCTTCGTCCGCGAGGTGCTCGACCGCATCGGCGACAAGTGGACGGTGTTGACCATCAGCACCCTGAGCGCCGGCCCGCTGCGCTACTCCGACTTGCAGGCGAGCGTCCTCGGGATCTCCCAGCGGATGCTGACCCAGACGCTCAAGAATCTCGAGCGCGACGGGCTGGTCACCCGGACCGCGTACGCCGAGGTCCCGCCGCGAGTGGAGTACGAGCTGACGGACCTGGGCCGGTCGCTGATCGAGGCGGTGAAGGCGATGGCCGATTGGGCCGTCACCCACCACAGCGAGATCGCCGGCAACCGGGCCGCCAGCGAGCTGACCGGAGTCGGCCGGGCCAAGGCCGCGGTCAGCGCGTCGGCGGGCTGA
- a CDS encoding RNA polymerase sigma-70 factor has protein sequence MVDKIAEFEELRPLLFSIAYRILGSVGEAEDAVQETWLRFDGSSTRPASTKAFLSATVTRISIDVLRSARVRREEYVGPWFPEPLLSDPYQDPDRSAELADSVSMAALLLLERLSPLERAVFVLREVFAFGFDEIAEAVGRSEAACRQLVVRARRHMQDGRPRFAADRRQRQELATRFFGALRNGDVGELRELLAADVQLIGDGGGKAPQLATTIAGAAKVARLLGANFPRLFRIDVTFEQREINGQPGAVFRDRAGKVLNAVVLDVLDGRIQTIRGVLNPDKLDHIGPVADAWALNRELRQSLPD, from the coding sequence GTGGTGGACAAGATCGCGGAGTTCGAGGAGCTGCGGCCGCTGCTCTTCTCGATCGCCTACCGGATCCTGGGCAGCGTGGGCGAGGCGGAGGACGCGGTGCAGGAGACGTGGCTGCGCTTCGACGGCTCGTCGACCCGGCCCGCCTCGACCAAGGCGTTCCTGTCGGCGACGGTCACCCGGATCTCCATCGACGTGCTGCGCTCCGCGCGGGTGCGTCGGGAGGAGTACGTCGGGCCGTGGTTCCCGGAGCCGCTGCTCAGCGATCCGTACCAGGACCCGGACCGGTCGGCGGAGCTGGCCGATTCGGTGTCGATGGCGGCGCTGCTGCTGCTGGAACGGCTCAGCCCGCTGGAGCGTGCGGTGTTCGTGCTGCGGGAGGTGTTCGCCTTCGGGTTCGACGAGATCGCCGAAGCGGTCGGGCGCTCGGAGGCGGCGTGCCGGCAGCTGGTGGTGCGGGCCCGGCGGCACATGCAGGACGGCAGGCCCCGGTTCGCCGCGGACCGCCGCCAGCGCCAGGAGCTGGCGACGCGGTTCTTCGGCGCGCTGCGCAACGGCGACGTGGGCGAGCTGCGGGAGCTGCTGGCCGCCGACGTGCAGCTGATCGGCGACGGCGGCGGCAAGGCCCCGCAGCTGGCCACCACCATCGCCGGTGCGGCGAAGGTGGCCCGGCTGCTGGGCGCGAACTTCCCCCGGCTGTTCCGGATCGACGTGACCTTCGAGCAGCGCGAGATCAACGGCCAGCCCGGCGCCGTTTTCCGCGACCGGGCCGGGAAGGTGCTCAACGCCGTGGTGCTGGACGTGCTCGACGGCAGGATCCAGACGATCCGCGGCGTGCTCAACCCGGACAAGCTGGACCACATCGGACCGGTCGCCGACGCCTGGGCGCTCAACCGGGAACTGCGGCAGTCCCTTCCGGACTGA
- a CDS encoding carboxymuconolactone decarboxylase family protein yields MDARLDYRAAGPITGKVVKYVMSAGQALKESPLPAETKQLVALRVSQINGCAVCIDMHTKDATADGMSAVRLNLVAAWREATVFTGAERAALELAEEATRVADAAGGVGDEVWARAAEHYDEEQLAALVILVSFMNMVNRFNIITQQPAGSYEPGQFG; encoded by the coding sequence GTGGACGCACGACTGGACTACCGGGCGGCGGGCCCGATCACCGGGAAGGTCGTCAAGTACGTCATGTCGGCCGGGCAGGCGCTGAAGGAGTCACCGCTGCCCGCCGAGACCAAGCAGCTGGTGGCGCTGCGGGTCAGCCAGATCAACGGCTGCGCCGTCTGCATCGACATGCACACCAAGGACGCCACCGCCGACGGCATGAGCGCGGTGCGGCTGAACCTGGTCGCGGCGTGGCGGGAGGCCACGGTCTTCACCGGGGCCGAGCGCGCCGCGCTGGAGCTGGCGGAGGAGGCCACCCGGGTCGCGGACGCGGCCGGTGGCGTCGGCGACGAGGTGTGGGCGCGCGCCGCCGAGCACTACGACGAGGAGCAGCTGGCCGCCCTGGTCATCCTGGTCTCCTTCATGAACATGGTGAACCGCTTCAACATCATCACCCAGCAGCCGGCCGGTTCCTACGAACCCGGCCAGTTCGGCTGA
- a CDS encoding CHAT domain-containing protein has protein sequence MVNRPAVPDGSEVLTGLEADTRPVARLTYVDADELYLSWVWDHAPAHPRMVVLPRAHIAPGLDQLRAALPSPLPSETGLQALERALGGGDFTDPAREQRLATALTSCVIPQRLGLELNALEACGLRPHLRIQPSPSIAQLPWELLGTSGTDRLIDMVDVSTLLPASLRNGTGRAVSAWDPRGAVVTALDPAVPGFAATSELGSVLGPVEPGSPLAEMVAALGDRARPGGKSFRRNDFGRDRLAAELAGASRFLYVGHVTASTHALDSRMHLSDGAGTTGHAEPVNGHRPFTAADVVLGHGSAKPLRAPNRVALVACESGGDLRFAEPTGLVAAFTHRGAEYVTATRWTLPTEAGLRRYVPGLGDRAEGVLAEAILAVNAAHESTDPVAALSAWQRAQAHRWIETGDPRCTPLIWAAFHTAWSPPPPEVDLRWR, from the coding sequence ATGGTGAATCGGCCAGCGGTACCGGACGGCAGCGAAGTGCTGACCGGCCTGGAGGCCGACACCCGGCCGGTCGCACGACTGACCTATGTGGACGCCGACGAGCTCTACCTGAGCTGGGTGTGGGACCACGCTCCGGCGCATCCCCGGATGGTCGTGCTGCCGCGCGCGCACATCGCCCCCGGCCTGGACCAGCTCCGCGCCGCCCTGCCCTCGCCGCTGCCGTCCGAAACCGGCCTCCAAGCGCTCGAAAGGGCACTCGGCGGCGGTGACTTCACCGACCCGGCTCGCGAACAGCGACTCGCCACCGCGTTGACCTCGTGCGTCATCCCGCAGCGGCTCGGTCTGGAGCTCAACGCGCTGGAGGCCTGCGGCTTGCGCCCGCACCTGCGCATCCAGCCCTCGCCGTCCATCGCGCAGCTGCCGTGGGAGCTGCTGGGCACTTCGGGCACCGACCGCTTGATCGACATGGTCGACGTTTCCACGCTGCTGCCCGCATCGCTGCGCAACGGGACCGGAAGAGCGGTCTCGGCGTGGGATCCGCGCGGCGCGGTGGTCACGGCGCTCGATCCCGCGGTGCCGGGCTTCGCCGCAACCTCCGAGCTGGGCAGCGTGCTCGGCCCCGTCGAGCCGGGATCGCCGCTCGCCGAGATGGTCGCGGCGCTCGGCGACAGGGCCCGACCTGGAGGAAAATCCTTCCGCCGCAACGACTTCGGCCGTGACCGGTTGGCGGCCGAGTTGGCCGGAGCGTCGCGCTTCCTCTACGTCGGCCACGTGACCGCTTCGACGCACGCCCTCGATTCCCGGATGCACCTCTCCGACGGAGCCGGAACCACCGGTCACGCCGAGCCGGTCAACGGGCACCGCCCGTTCACCGCGGCCGACGTCGTCCTCGGCCACGGATCGGCGAAACCGCTGCGCGCGCCCAACCGGGTCGCTCTCGTCGCGTGCGAGTCCGGCGGTGACCTGCGCTTCGCCGAACCGACCGGCCTGGTCGCCGCGTTCACGCACCGCGGAGCGGAGTACGTCACCGCGACACGCTGGACCCTGCCCACCGAAGCCGGCCTGCGGCGCTACGTCCCGGGGCTCGGTGATCGCGCGGAGGGCGTGCTGGCCGAGGCGATCCTCGCGGTGAACGCCGCGCACGAGTCGACGGACCCGGTCGCCGCGCTCAGCGCGTGGCAGCGCGCGCAAGCCCACCGGTGGATCGAGACCGGTGATCCCCGCTGCACACCGCTGATCTGGGCGGCCTTCCACACCGCCTGGTCACCGCCACCGCCCGAAGTGGACCTCCGGTGGCGCTGA
- a CDS encoding tetratricopeptide repeat protein, with the protein MSGLDLQGPLPTGERWKSVRDNNNEGAQLLRAGQIARSAELFEQAIALTRVADVDAEGLDLRCRALSNLAAARELSGDLGGAIAGIEEAIGTGQRVLAEIGDRRGTRSAVLSGHLSRAQTLILLGRLDEALESADRAAALLSGTDSELLRFTLHNVRCGIFLEAGRLPEAEQEGELALEVALASHPELSASVYPNLAGIAQLTGDDATAQDYLALAEQINRLAGDATSRQHAVENLARTSLQTGRLEEARRGFGTAEALAVEAGLPTRAAASRCGVAAVHLRSGRPEEAAEALREAIRRFPAGGAHLERLQAWGLLGDAESARMDFAAAEDAYIKAREHALTTQDRCRIDVRRAEMHAEWAAASPDDRAALLGWALDLAVVAHLATEALRETFPPGATRERWVGSVAAPARELAFRLAAVLRDTRLLLALTENASAAVTFHSPTTAAVSPWEAEIEPPAPTGSEIELPAAAAGLLTGSTQTPVRFQPPPRVLSCPGAEVLLAEWFDRAEQRYGIRVRSEEAVAGW; encoded by the coding sequence GTGAGCGGACTGGATCTCCAGGGGCCGCTGCCGACCGGAGAACGCTGGAAGTCCGTTCGCGACAACAACAACGAGGGTGCGCAGCTCCTGCGCGCCGGGCAGATCGCGCGGAGCGCTGAGCTCTTCGAGCAGGCCATCGCGCTCACTCGCGTCGCGGACGTCGACGCCGAGGGCCTCGACCTGCGCTGCCGCGCCCTGTCGAACCTCGCCGCGGCCCGCGAGCTGAGCGGTGATCTCGGCGGCGCGATCGCCGGGATCGAGGAGGCGATCGGCACCGGTCAGCGGGTGCTGGCCGAGATCGGCGACCGCCGCGGCACCCGCTCCGCGGTGCTGAGCGGACATCTCTCCCGGGCGCAAACGCTCATCCTGCTCGGCCGGCTGGACGAGGCGCTGGAGTCCGCCGACCGGGCCGCCGCGCTCCTCTCCGGCACCGACAGCGAACTTCTCCGGTTCACCCTGCACAACGTGCGCTGCGGCATCTTCCTCGAAGCCGGGCGACTGCCCGAAGCCGAGCAGGAGGGCGAGCTCGCCCTCGAAGTCGCCCTGGCGAGCCACCCGGAGCTGTCGGCCTCGGTCTACCCGAACCTCGCCGGAATCGCCCAGCTGACCGGTGATGACGCCACCGCGCAGGACTACCTCGCGCTGGCCGAGCAGATCAACCGGCTCGCCGGCGACGCGACGAGCCGCCAGCACGCCGTGGAGAACCTGGCCCGGACATCGTTGCAGACCGGGCGGCTGGAAGAGGCGCGGCGCGGTTTCGGGACGGCGGAGGCGCTCGCCGTCGAGGCCGGTCTTCCGACCCGGGCCGCCGCCAGCCGCTGCGGGGTCGCCGCGGTGCACCTGCGCAGCGGACGGCCGGAGGAAGCGGCGGAAGCTCTGCGGGAGGCGATCAGGCGATTCCCGGCCGGTGGCGCGCATTTGGAGCGGCTCCAGGCCTGGGGACTCCTCGGCGACGCCGAATCGGCGCGGATGGACTTCGCCGCCGCCGAAGACGCCTACATCAAGGCCCGCGAGCACGCGCTCACCACGCAAGACCGGTGCCGCATCGACGTCCGCCGCGCGGAGATGCACGCGGAATGGGCGGCGGCATCGCCGGACGACCGAGCGGCGCTGCTGGGCTGGGCGCTGGACCTCGCAGTCGTCGCGCACCTGGCCACCGAGGCGCTGCGCGAGACGTTCCCGCCGGGCGCGACGCGGGAGCGGTGGGTCGGCTCCGTCGCCGCGCCGGCTCGCGAACTCGCGTTCCGGCTGGCCGCGGTGCTGCGCGACACCCGGCTGCTGCTGGCGCTGACGGAGAACGCTTCAGCGGCGGTCACCTTCCACTCCCCCACGACCGCCGCGGTTTCCCCGTGGGAGGCCGAGATCGAGCCGCCCGCACCCACCGGTTCGGAGATCGAGCTGCCCGCCGCGGCAGCCGGGCTGCTCACCGGTTCGACGCAGACGCCCGTGCGGTTCCAGCCGCCACCGCGGGTGCTCTCCTGCCCGGGAGCGGAAGTGCTGCTCGCGGAGTGGTTCGACCGCGCCGAGCAGCGGTACGGCATCCGCGTCCGGTCCGAGGAGGCCGTGGCGGGATGGTGA